GCATCTATAATAGAATGACCAATATGGTCATCAACTATTACAAATTTCCCAGCTGAAACTTTTGCACTTTCAATAAATTTTGCAAATACACTACCCTCAGTTATTATTTCTGCTTCTTCTTGTCCGTGTATACCTTCAGCTATATAAATATCAGAATCGGAAATAAGTGTGCATTTACCTACTGAACCTCTAACTTCTATTGTTCCTTTACATTTTATAGAAAAACCATCCATTACTGAACCATGAACTACTACAGAACCTACAAAAACAATGTTTCCAACTTTAATATCAACATCTCCTTGAATATGTTTAACAGGTTCTACACAAATCTTATTACCTTTTTTGATAACTTGGCCATCTATAGCAGCTCTTAATTGTAAACCATCAGGGCTTAGTATAGTATTTTCACCTGCTGGAATCTGCTTATCTTGACCAGGTCTTGCCGGCATAATTTTTCCTGTAACAGTATAACCTGCTTCACCTTCAGAAAAAGGTATTTTTTCAACAAGTAGATCGTTTTTTAGCACATTTTGGATTTTTTTATTTATAAGTTTAAAATCAAATTTCCCTTTCTCTATTATTTCTCTATAAGTATTTGTATCACTATTTATATCAAAATGATATTTAAATTGAGCATTTTCTCCATTTATAGGTTTTTTACCTTTAGCAACAATAACATCCTGATAATAAATTTTTTCATCTACCAATTTTTCTATCTCTTCTTTAATTATTCCCTCAACAACTCCATTATTCTTCAATCCTTCAAGTATCTCTTCAGCACTTAATTCAAAACCTCTAGCTTTGGGAGGGAACATTATTACAGAAGCACTCATTTCATCATGTGAAACTTTTATTTGAAATGTTGCAGAAGCTTCATATAAACCATTATATTCGCCAACAACAACATATTCTCCTTTTGCCTCTTCAACCACTTTTCTAATTATTTTTTCATTATAATTTGTTAAATTTTTCGTTTTGATGATATCAATAACCTCATTAAATTTGATAACCTTTCCACCTTTTGCTTTTGGTGGTGTAACTTTAAGTAAAACACCACTTTTACTCAATATTATACTGAATTTACCATCGGGATCAAGAATTTCTTCTACTTTTATTTCTTTAGAAGATAAATCTAACTCTTCAACTCTCTCTTCTATAACTTTTGAAACTTTATAAATCAATATTTTATAAGGTTTTTTATTTAATCCTAAAAAGCCAGTGGAACCATAGTTTATAATTTCATATTCAACTTCGTTTAAAGAAGCGTGTAATTTTTTGCAACCTTCCGATATTGCTTTTTCAAGAGAATAAGCTTCAATAATAATTTTCTTTGATTTCTCTGTAAAATTTAATGTTCTTAATAATTCTTTAAGCTTATCCATAATCTTTCCAATCTATTTGATATAATCAATAATATAAACTAAAATATTATTCTTTATTTTTATCAAGTTCTTTCTCTAAATTAACATTCATATTTAAAAATTTTGCAACTTTTGATCTTAATCTAATAATAGCTTTGGTATGTAATTGAGACACTCTAGACTCAGTTATATCAAGAACTTCTCCTATCTCTTTCAATGTTAATTCTTCATAATAATAAAGTATTAAAACTTTTTTTTCTTTATCTGGCAACTCTTTAATAGCATCAGCAAGCAAATTTGTAATTTCTGTTTTTTCTACTATTCTTTCAGGATTTTTAACTTCAGGAGATTCAACAGTATTGATAAATTCAATAGGTTCTCCATCCCCACTTTGCTTTGAATATAAATCAGATAGAGAAAGTAAAGTTGTTCCATTTGCATCAGTATACCATTTTTGTAATTCTTCATAAGAAATATTTAATTTATTTGCTATTTCTTCATCAGATGGAGGTCTTCCTAATTCTTCTTCCAATTTACTTATAGTTGATTCCAACTGTTTTGTCTTCTGTCTAATTGTTCTTGGAATCCAGTCTAAATTTCTTAATTCATCGTAAATAGAACCCATAATTCTTGTTGTAGCATAAGTATTAAACTTTATCTTTTTAGATGGATCATATTTTTCAATAGCATCAAGTAATCCAATTGTTCCAAATCCTAATAAATCATCAAATTCAACTGCTCCTTTAATTTTATATGAAATTTTACCTGCTATATGCTTTACAAGAGGTGCATACTTTATCACAAAATATTCTCTAATTTTTTCATTTCCAGTATTTTTATACTCAAGCCATAATTCTTCTTCAGTTTTATTTTCAAACACTATACCCCTCCTATGTGAAAAAATAAAGTTTAACTTAAAAGGATTAAAATAACCAAAGCAATAATCAAAATAATAATAGCAATAAAAATAAAGCCTGTTGATAAATTTAGCCCTCTTGATTTAATATTTTTTGTAGGTTTATTAATTTTTGAATAATCAATATTAGCATATTCTCCATCAACTTTTATATCAGTACCACATATTAATTTTCCTGTTATTCCTGGCCCAAATTCAACTATTATTTTGTATAAATCATCATCAAGTTTTTCTTTTGATAAAATTTTAGCAAGTATTGGTTGAAAATTCCCATTCTCATCTATACCATTCATTAATTTAGTTAAAAAAGTTGCTATTTCTCTTTGATCAATTATTTTAACCTTTATAGAGTCTCCAACATTAAAAAGACTAATACTTGACCCCCTAACTGGAGAATAAAATGGTTCACATTCAAGTTGGATAATATTTATTCCTTTAGTATCATTAGATATATTATTTTTATTTTTTTCATCTGAATTTTCTGATAAATCTTCACGTTCTATTTCCTCATCAAAATATTTATTCTTACATTTAATCATACTAAAAATATCAATATTTTGTAAGTCAATTTTAACAATAACATTTGTTTCACCAAAGAATTTCTCAAAAATATTAGTAAAAAGAATAATTTGTTTTTCTTCAAATTTTTTATCGCTCATATATTTTATATCATCATAAATTTTAAAGTTTCCATTTTTCACATAACTTTTAATAAATTCAAATAGTTCAGTCTCCATTTTATTTTCATGCAACAAGGAGAGTCTTAAATTTTCTATAGTTTCAATAACATTTTGATAATCATCTTTAATATTAATATTAAATGCAGAAGCATCTTTTGTTATCAAAATAAAAGAGCTATCCTCTATATTACATATTTTCCTATTATAAAATAGAACCATATCAACATAAATATTATTTAAATTACATGAAGCTTTCAATTTAATTACAGCAATATCCTTATCTATTGAATCTATTATCTTCAATGCTGCTTCTTCATCTCCACCAGTAAAAATTAGTAAAAGTTTTGCAAATTTTTTGTCTATATTTCTCTTATTAACCAGTGAATCAATCTTTGATTCCTCCATATTAATCCTCTTTGTCCTCCATCATCATATTTTTAATAACCTTTGCAATTTTCTCTGGTTTATTTTCTATTTTCTTTTTATTTTTTAAATAAATATAATCCTGATCAATAGATTCTATATCACTATTAACAATAGAAGAAGAGGAAGTAGAACTTATTAATGTTTTTTCTGAATCACCAATAGATACCTCCTTTAAATCATCATCAGAATGGATAATTTTTGGTTCATTTAAATTAATATTATTATCTATTATTACTTTATTTTCTTTAACTTCCCCCTCAAGTGAAGTTATTTCATCTTTATCAGGAAAATTTTTATATTCAAAAGATCTGAAATTATTAGATTCATCAATAATATCTTCTTGATTTTCTTGTTTCTCCAAACTACTAAAAATTGAAGAATAATTTATATCTTCTTCTTCTTCTTTAACATCTTCCTCTAATTTGCTTTTCTCAACAATATCTTCCTTATCTATCTTATTGTCTTCAAAATTACTTCTCAAGTAATCTTCAAAATTTAAGTTAGAATTTTCTGGATTTTCCTCCTTCTTTTTAATATTTATAGCTACATTATTATCAAATGTATCAATAGATATATTTTTATCAATAAAAATAGCTAGAATTATACCAAAAATAGACATTATTATTGTTGAAAATATTGTTCTAATAATAAGTTTAATAAAAGAAACTCCTACAATTAAAGAAGGGAAGAAACTAAAAATAAATCCTATTGTTGTAAAAAATATTATTATATAAATTGTTTTTTTCATAATTCTTTTATAAAACTAAATATTTATTTATTTTCTATAATTTTAAAATAAAAAATAAAAAATTAAACATTTTTATATTTTTTTTATTTAAATAAATTACCGTATGGCAAAATTAATAGCAGGTTTAAATTTTTCAAAAATTAAAATTAAATTTTTTTATTAATAATTATTATAGATTTAACTTACATTTGAATAATTAAAAAATTTTTTTATAAATCCTACAATCCCTTTACCTTCAACATTATTTATATGTTCCAGTTGAGAAACAACATGATATATAGAAAGGGAAGCTTTTGATTTAGGATTAAGAACAAGAAATGGTTTTTGCAGTTTTACAGCTTTTTCAACAATTTCATCATCCATAATGTAACCTAAATTTTCAACTTTTATCGATAAGAATTGAAAAGCAATATTTATAATTCTTTCTGCAACTTTTTTCCCTTCTGCTATAGTTTTACATTTATTTATTACAAGCTTAATTACTATATCTTTATCGAGAGCATATATAGATTTTATAATACCATAAGCATCAGTAATAGCAGTTGTTTCTGGTGTTGTTACTATTATTGTTTCATCTGAAGCAACTATAAAAGATAAAACATTATTAGAAACACCAGCACCTGTATCAATTATTATTATATCAGCAAAGTTAAGTTCTGATAGTGATTCTATAAAATTTTCTCTTTCATCATCAGGAAGATTTGCAAGTTCTGAAAAACCAGAAGCACCAGCAATTATTTTTATCCCATATTTCGTATCAAGAACTATCTCTTTCATTGTCTTTTTTCTTTTTACAACATGGTAAAGGTTATATTTTGGTATTATTCCAAGTATTACATTAACATTTGCAAGACCAAGATCAGCATCCATCACCAGAACATTTTTCCCATATTGAGCATAAGCTATAGCCAAGTTAACAGCAAAATTAGTTTTGCCAACACCACCTTTTCCAGAAGCTACAGTAATAATCTTAGTTTTACCCTTCTTTTCTTTTTCTTCCATTACTTTTCTTAATTTTTCAGCTTGATCAATCATAAATCCTTTCCCCCTGAAATAAAATATCCATAATTTTCTTTTTATCAGGAACAATTAATGTTTCCAATATATCTTGTCCATTTGTTAAAAAAGAAATAGGCAAATTAAATTTCCACAATGCAGAAACAACTTGCCCTAATGTATTTGTTTCATCAAGTTTTGTAACAATTATCGAATCATAATTTATAAATTTAAATCTTTCTATTATATCTATAATATCGGAATATTTTGTTGTTGCAGAAATAGTTAAAAATATTTTTAATTTCTTTTTTTTAATATCAAGTCTATCTTTAATAATTGCAAGGTGATGATTATCCTTTTGAGAAGTTCCGAGTGTATCAACAAAAATTAAATCTGTATCATCAACTATATTTTTTATTAAGTCATCTTTATTCCTTATTATTTCGCATTTTGTTTTTAAAATCTCAGCATAATTGTTTAAATGATCAACAGCTCCTATTTTATATTGATCAATAGTTAAAAATTTTATGTTCATATCCTTATAAACTCTATACTGAGAAGCTAATTTTACAAGAGTTGTCGTTTTTCCCACACCAGTAGGACCTATTAAAACAATTACATCTCCTTTTTCAAAAGTATTACAACAAATATTAATGTTGTTTTCAATTTCTTCATACACTTTACTTTTTATCACTTCAATAGATTGTGATTCATTAAAAGAAAGAGAATTTCTAAACTTCTCTTTTAAATGATTAATATAATCTTTTGAAAAATCAAAATTAGAAAGAGAATCACAAAATTTATCAATTAATGAAACTCCTTTTTCTTCTAATAAATTAATTTTATTAGTATTTTGAATAATCATTTGAATCTTATTTTCTATATCATTTAATTTTAAGCTAAAAAAATCTTTTAATTCGTTTACTTTTATATCATTTTGATATGTATTCAATATTGAAGATTTATTATCATAAGTGTTAATATTATTATTTAATAATTTAGATTTCTCTTCTATTATATTTTTTACATGTTTATAAAGAATAAGCTTTTGAGATATATTATCTTTATTCTGAGTATATTTAGAATTTATTTTACTAGTATTTTTATCTTCTTCTTTAATCTCTTTTTCATTTACTTCTTCAAATAAGCTATTTTGAGAATCATTTATAGCTGCTTTTTTTCTTTTATAATATCCCCTATTTATTGATTTATTATAAACTTCATCCTCAATACCAACAACAACTGAAAAATATTTTTTCTTCTTTAAAAGCCCTTTCTCTTTTTGTTCAACATTTAATATTAAAACCTCATCACCATATTGAGTTTTTAAAGTATTTTGAATCTTTTTTAAATCCTCTCCTTCAAAAGTTAAGTATCTCATAAAAACCTCATTTCATAAGTTATTAAGCCTGTTTTAATAAAGTAATTAACTCTTTTACACTCTTTTAAAATCAATAATGATAAATTTATATATTAATTATTTTTTATATTTTTTATAATATTACATTATTTTAATTTTTCTCAATCTATTTTTATAACATCAATAACTTCAATTTTATAATTTTTTGATAACTCATCAAAAGATAAAAAAACTGCTTTAGGAATAATAGAAGAAAAGAGATTTCTTAAATGTCTTCTTAATCTATTAGATACAACAACAATAAAATATTCATATCCTTTCTTATATACTTCTGCTTCTTTCTCAACAAAAACATTTATCAATTTGTTTAAATATTCTGGATTTATTGAAGTTACACCTGTTTTATCAATCTTTTCAAACTCTGAAGCAAGATAATTTTCAAGCTTTGCATCAAGTTGAACTATATATAAATATCCTTTAGAATCAGCATATTTTGCACATATTTGATTTTTAAGTTTTTGCCTTATAAATTCTACAATAATATCCGGATTATGGAAATAAGAAGTATTATCAGATATTGTTTCAAAAATTGTAGTTATATTTCTAATAGATACTTTCTCAAGAAGTAATTTCTGTAAAATTTTCTGAATTACACCATAGTATTTTTTATCATCTATTTCAGAAACCAAAGTAGGATACATTTCTTTTACTGAATCAATAATTTTTTTAACTTCTTCTCTTCCCAACAAAGAATCAACATTTTGAATTATTACTTCAGTTAAATGAGTTATAATAACTGTTGAGCTATCTATAACAGTATATCCAAGAGATTCTGCATAATTTTTATCTTTAGGATCTATCCAAATAGAAGGAAGTCCATAAGCTGGTTCTGCTATTATCTTGCCTTCAATTTGTTCACTTACAGTTCCAGGATTAATAGCAAGAAGTTTATCAGGGTATACTTCAAAAGTTGCTGCTTCTACACCATTAATCTTAATCATATATTGATTTGGATCTAGTTTTAAAGAATCTCTAACAGAAATTGTAGGAACAATCATACCATAATCATAAGCAATTTGCTTCCTTACATTTACTATTCTATCAAAAAGATCTCCACCTTGAGATTTATCAACAAGAGGTATTAAGGAATAACCAATTTCTAAAGCAATTGGGTCAACAGGAATTATTCTATCAATGGTTGTTGGCTTCTCTTTCTCTTTTTCTTTTTCCTCTTTTTCTTTAATAGAAACAGCTTCCTCTTTTTTACCTAAAAAATATGCAAATGCCCCAAACATCAATGCAAGCAATAATACTGCTAACTTTGGAAATCCAGGCAAAAAAGCAAAAAATAGCATAATTCCACTTATTATCCATAATGGCTTATATTGTTTTTTAATCTGATCAAAAAAGTCAATACCCAAGGTATTATTCGCAGACGATCTTGTCATAATGATTCCAGCAGCAGTTGAGTTTAAAATAGATGGAATTTGAGAAACAAGTCCATCACCAACAGTAAAAAGAAGAAATGTATTAACAGCAGATGTAATATCCATATTAAATTTAAATATTCCAATTAAAATTCCTCCAATAGAGTTAATAAAAGTTATCAAAATACCAACAATAACATCTCCAGAAATAAATTTAGAAGCACCATCCATATCACCATAAAAATCAGCTTCTCTTTGTAACTCTAGCCTTCTTCTTATAGCTTCTTGCTCTGTTATTATCCCAGCAGCTAGATCAGAATCGATTGACATCTGTTTACCAGGAAGAGAATCAAGAGCAAATCTTGCAGCTACTTCTGATACCCTTGTGGTTCCTTTTGTAATAACAATATATTGAACAGCTATCAATATAATGAATATAATAATTCCTACAATGTAATTACCAGCAACTACAAAATTACCAAAACTTTTAACAAGTTGACCATTAAATTGGGGACCTTTTATCAAAATAAGTCTTGTTGATGAAACATTTATAGCTAATCTAAAAAGAGTCAAAATAAGTAAAAGTGATGGAAAAATAGATAAATCAAGTGGACTTTTCGAAAATATAACCAAAATCATTACTAAAAGACCTGTTGAAATAGATAAACTCATCATAAAATCAAGGACAAAACCACTTACTGGAATAATCAACATCATTATAGTCACTATCACAAATATAACTATTATTAAATCTGGAGATTTGGCAAAGCGAGCTATATTTGCAATTTTAAAAGTATCTGCCATAATCCCTACCTTCTTTGATTATATTAAATAAATTATAAATTAATTTAATTAAGCTAATTTATTCAAATATTTTACTAAAATTTTTACTTTTCTTTTCTTTATAAACAACTTCAAAAACTTTTACCATTATTTCATAAAGATCATAAGGAATATAGTCTCCAATATCAAGTCTCTTATATAACTCTCTAGCCAAAGGTTTATTTTCATAAATATAAATATCATACTCAATAGCTATCTCTTTGATTCTCTTCGCCCAAAGATCTTCTCCTTTAGCAACAACTTTAGGTGCTATATCTATCCCATATTCGTACTTCAATGCAACCGCAATATGTGTTGGGTTTGTAATTACTACATCTGCAGTTTTAACTTCTTCGAGGGATTTTCTTTTCATTATTTCTCTTCTTCTTTTATTTCTTGCTTGTTTTATTTCAGGTCTTCCCTCTTGCTCATATATTTCCTGTTTTAGTTCATATCGAGACATTTTTAATGCTTCTATATACTCTCTTCTCTGAAAAAAATAATCAAGAATTGCTAAAATCAATATTATAACAGCTATTCTTAAAACTGTATCTCTCAAGATAATATAAAATAGTTCAAGAGTTGTCTGAATGCTATTCTGAGAAGATTGGAGTATCTTAAAGATAGAAGAATTCATTATAGACAAAAATATAGCAAAAGAACCAAAAACAACTACAAAAGATTTTAAAAAATTTACAAAACCTCTTAAACCAAAAATTTGCTTAAAGTATCTGCTAAAATTTGGTAATATTTTTTTTAAATCAGGAACAATTGCCTTAGGAAAAAAGAAAAATCCCACTTGGAAATAATTGGAAAGTATTGCTAAAATAATAGAAATTAAAGCAAAAGGTCCAAAAAAATATAAGCTTCTAATAAGACCAAACTTAAATAAAGCTCCAAAATTTCCAATGGTTATCTCTACATTTTCTTGAAGATAATAATAAAAAATATCTAAAATGTACTTTCCACTCCATTTTATTAAATAAATTAGAGATATAAGAGTCCCAAATGTCACAAAAAAAGAAACAATATCCTGTGACTTTAATATTAATCCTTCCTCTTCTCGAGCTTTTCTCTTTTTAAACTCTGTTGGAAGTTCTGTTCTACCTTCATCCTCTGCAGCAAAAAATTGAAGATCAAATTTATAAATATAATTTATCCTAACAATTTCATCCATTTTATTATATTCTCAAATAAGTTATTAAATATATTTTTTGTTATTGAAAAGAAAAATGGAAGATACATAAAAATGAGTAAAAAACCAACTATTACAGAAATATCTAAACCAATACTAAAAACATTTATTCTTGGAGCAAATTTAGAAATTATTCCAAGAACAATATTTACAAGTAAAAGACATACCATAATAGGTATTGCAATTTGTAATGCTATTAAAAAATATGTTAAAAAAAGTTCTTTAACATATGGAAAAATTTTTTCAACTTTTTGTGCAAAGTTAATTCTTCCAATATAATCAAATGATCTATATAATACTAATGTGGTATATTGTAATCCATTCATAGCTATAAAAACAAGAGTTGATAATAAATTGTAAAGCTGACCTATAACAGGAGATTCAATTTCTGAAAGAGGATCAAGAACTTCTGAAATACCTAATCCCATTTGAAATGAAAAAAATTGTGCTGCTAATTGAAATGCACTGAATATTATATTTAAAAATAATCCAATTGAAATACCAATAAAAAATTCATTTAATAATAGCAAAAAATATTCATAAAAATCCTTTGGAATGGAAGGATAACCTTTACCAGTTACAAGATAAAATATAGATGCAGACATAAAAAAAACTAAAGTTAAAATAAACTCCCTTGGAACTAATGTTGAAGAGAATATTGGGCTTGATATTGTTATACCAAGTATTCTAATGAAAATAAGTAAAAAGACTGGAAAAATATCTCTAAAATAGAAAGGTACCATATCTATATAATTCTATAAACTTTTATTTAATAATTTTATAATAATATTATTTTATCATTTGAGGAAGTAAATTAAATATATAAATTGTATAATCCATAAGTTTCTTCAATATCCATGGGCCCATAAATATTAAAATAGCAAAAACAGCAACCAGTTTTGGTACAAAAGTTAAAGTTTGTTCTTGTATCTGGGTTGTTGCTTGTAAAATAGAAATTATAAGACCTACAAGCATTGAAGCAAGCAAAATCGGTGCAGAAATAATCAATAAGTTATAAAGTGAAACTCTCATTACATCTAAAAAATTTCCCATTGTCATTTTATTTTCCTAAATTTTTTAATTTGTTCTTTTAATTAAAAATTATTTATCATCTTTAAATATTTTAATTAACAACTCAATCTTACATCCTAAAAGACTTAACAAGGTTTCCAATAAGAAGATCCCATCCATTAACAAGAACAAAAATAATTATCTTAAATGGTAATGATATCATAACGGGAGGAAGCATGATCATACCCATAGACATAAGAGTTGCAGAAACCATCATATCAATAAGGACAAAAGGAATCATTATTAAGATTCCCATATTAAATGCAGTTTTTAATTCTGAAAGAATAAAAGCTGGAATAAGTATATATGTTGGTAAATCAGCAAAAGTTGCAGGAGGGCCCTTTTTTGTAATATTAAGGAAAAGTCTTATATCATCGATCCTTGTTTGATTAAACATAAATATTCTTAGGGGTTCAATTCCTTTATTATAGAATTCTTGGAGATTTATCTTGCCATTCATATATGGAATAATTGCATTATTATTTATCTGTTGAAATGTTGGCATCATTATCATAAAAGTTAAAAAAAGGGCTAAACCAGCCATAACCTGCGATGGAGGCATCTGTTGAGTTCCTAACCCTCTTTTAAGAAAATCAAATACTATTATTAATCTAACATAAGAAGTTACAGAAATTATTATCGATGGAGCTAATGTTAACAGTGATACAAGAAGTAAAACTTCCAAAGAAAGAGCAACATCTCTGGGGGTTCTAGCTTGCCTTACATTTAAGTCAACAAAAGGGATTGGTATAGTACCTTCTTCTTGAGCATTTAAAGGAGAAAATATGGGCAAAATAATAAAAAATAAAATAAAAAAAGAAATTAAAAATGAAGAAGATTTAATAATTTTATTTATAAAAAATTTTAAGATAAGCAAAAGTTTATTTAATAAATAACAATGATTAAAAAGATTTTTATTTTGCATCCCCCTCCCCTTAATATTAACAGAAAAATAGAATTAATTTGAAGATAGATATTCAATTAAAATTTATTTCTTTTTTTTAATTTGTCAATATTTTTTGTTAAAAATTGTTATTTTAGTATTATTAAAAAATAAAATTTATAAAAAATTTAATGATAGAAAATTTTAGGTATTATTAAAAATAAGTTTAACTTTTGTTCCTTTATTTATTTCAGATTCAATAAATATTTTCCCTCCATAGTTTTTAACTAGAGTACTTGTTATATACAAACCAAGCCCTGTTCCTTCATCGCCTTTTGTTGAAAAAAAAGGTTCAAAAGCTCTGTTCAGTGTTTCTTCGTCCATTCCTATACCATCATCAACAATTTCAATGACATCAAAACTATTATCTCTGTAAGTTTTAATATTAATAGTACCTTTCTCTTTTATAGCCTGATAAGAATTTAATATTAAGTTTACAATTATTTGCTCAAAGTGGGCTTTATTAATTTTTATCTTACCAACATCTCCTTTTTCAAAATTTAACTTTGCCTTACTTTCAATAGTTTTTTTGACTATTGATATAACATTCTCAATAAGTTCATTTATATCAAAATAAGAAATTTTCTCTTCATCTTTTTTAGCAAAAGATCTAAAATTTTGAATAATTTCAATTATTTTTGAAATTCCTAATTGAGTGTTTTTTATAAGTTCTTTAAACTTTTCAATATTTTGATAAAAGTTCATCCCTTTAAAAGAAAAATTATTTAATATTTCACTGTCTTTTCCATATAATTTTTCAATAAAATTTATAAATGATTCTATAAAATTAAAATAATAGTTATAAAAAAGATCAATATTTCCTTTAATGTAAGTTATAGGAGTATTTATTTCATGAAGAATACTTGTTGTCATTATCCCCATCGAAATTAATCTATCTGAATGGATTAATTCAGCCATTTTTGATTTAATTTCAGCTTCTATTTTTAAATTAATAGATTTTAAATATTCCAAATTTTTCTTATATATCAATAAATTTTTAACTTTAATAGGTAAAACCACATTTAATAAATTAGTATCTAAAGGTTTAACGATATAGTCAAAAACTCCTTTTAAAAAAGCTTGATTAATATTTTCCGAATCCTCTAAAGCTGAAATAACAATAATAACTAGATTATCAAACAAATTATCATTTTTTAATCTTTCAATCAACTGAAAACCATCCATTTCAGGCATTATGATATCTAAAAAAACAATATCAATCTTTTCATTTTTAATACAATTGTAAGCTTCTATACCCGAACTAGCTTCTAAAACATCAATTTCTTTAAATAAATTTTTTAAGCTATTAATAAGAATATTTCTATTTATTACTTCATCATCAACTATAAGAATTTTTATATTCTCTAAAGATGTAACATTAAAATTATTAACAAAATCCATAAAAAGTATCCTTTTAAAAAAGACATTAAATTTTAATAAACTT
The window above is part of the Spirochaetota bacterium genome. Proteins encoded here:
- a CDS encoding FapA family protein; protein product: MDKLKELLRTLNFTEKSKKIIIEAYSLEKAISEGCKKLHASLNEVEYEIINYGSTGFLGLNKKPYKILIYKVSKVIEERVEELDLSSKEIKVEEILDPDGKFSIILSKSGVLLKVTPPKAKGGKVIKFNEVIDIIKTKNLTNYNEKIIRKVVEEAKGEYVVVGEYNGLYEASATFQIKVSHDEMSASVIMFPPKARGFELSAEEILEGLKNNGVVEGIIKEEIEKLVDEKIYYQDVIVAKGKKPINGENAQFKYHFDINSDTNTYREIIEKGKFDFKLINKKIQNVLKNDLLVEKIPFSEGEAGYTVTGKIMPARPGQDKQIPAGENTILSPDGLQLRAAIDGQVIKKGNKICVEPVKHIQGDVDIKVGNIVFVGSVVVHGSVMDGFSIKCKGTIEVRGSVGKCTLISDSDIYIAEGIHGQEEAEIITEGSVFAKFIESAKVSAGKFVIVDDHIGHSIIDANECVVLFGRRAQLYGGVIRCGVEVNCKTLGNISYSDTIIEVGILPELRREYEKIMDEKVKLEEEISNIKLDISTLEDLRKNRSKWNEEKQNIYKEKIERLKELNEILINLNDNLKEIIQKIREMDIGGKVCFKSICYPNVLIKTKNAEYKAEQELRSGTFYEKDNNVMIGPYEPPAVDRRLFDKRMLSLRGKL
- the whiG gene encoding RNA polymerase sigma factor WhiG, with translation MFENKTEEELWLEYKNTGNEKIREYFVIKYAPLVKHIAGKISYKIKGAVEFDDLLGFGTIGLLDAIEKYDPSKKIKFNTYATTRIMGSIYDELRNLDWIPRTIRQKTKQLESTISKLEEELGRPPSDEEIANKLNISYEELQKWYTDANGTTLLSLSDLYSKQSGDGEPIEFINTVESPEVKNPERIVEKTEITNLLADAIKELPDKEKKVLILYYYEELTLKEIGEVLDITESRVSQLHTKAIIRLRSKVAKFLNMNVNLEKELDKNKE
- a CDS encoding DUF4899 domain-containing protein, whose amino-acid sequence is MEESKIDSLVNKRNIDKKFAKLLLIFTGGDEEAALKIIDSIDKDIAVIKLKASCNLNNIYVDMVLFYNRKICNIEDSSFILITKDASAFNINIKDDYQNVIETIENLRLSLLHENKMETELFEFIKSYVKNGNFKIYDDIKYMSDKKFEEKQIILFTNIFEKFFGETNVIVKIDLQNIDIFSMIKCKNKYFDEEIEREDLSENSDEKNKNNISNDTKGINIIQLECEPFYSPVRGSSISLFNVGDSIKVKIIDQREIATFLTKLMNGIDENGNFQPILAKILSKEKLDDDLYKIIVEFGPGITGKLICGTDIKVDGEYANIDYSKINKPTKNIKSRGLNLSTGFIFIAIIILIIALVILILLS
- a CDS encoding MinD/ParA family protein, which translates into the protein MIDQAEKLRKVMEEKEKKGKTKIITVASGKGGVGKTNFAVNLAIAYAQYGKNVLVMDADLGLANVNVILGIIPKYNLYHVVKRKKTMKEIVLDTKYGIKIIAGASGFSELANLPDDERENFIESLSELNFADIIIIDTGAGVSNNVLSFIVASDETIIVTTPETTAITDAYGIIKSIYALDKDIVIKLVINKCKTIAEGKKVAERIINIAFQFLSIKVENLGYIMDDEIVEKAVKLQKPFLVLNPKSKASLSIYHVVSQLEHINNVEGKGIVGFIKKFFNYSNVS
- a CDS encoding AAA family ATPase, which codes for MRYLTFEGEDLKKIQNTLKTQYGDEVLILNVEQKEKGLLKKKKYFSVVVGIEDEVYNKSINRGYYKRKKAAINDSQNSLFEEVNEKEIKEEDKNTSKINSKYTQNKDNISQKLILYKHVKNIIEEKSKLLNNNINTYDNKSSILNTYQNDIKVNELKDFFSLKLNDIENKIQMIIQNTNKINLLEEKGVSLIDKFCDSLSNFDFSKDYINHLKEKFRNSLSFNESQSIEVIKSKVYEEIENNINICCNTFEKGDVIVLIGPTGVGKTTTLVKLASQYRVYKDMNIKFLTIDQYKIGAVDHLNNYAEILKTKCEIIRNKDDLIKNIVDDTDLIFVDTLGTSQKDNHHLAIIKDRLDIKKKKLKIFLTISATTKYSDIIDIIERFKFINYDSIIVTKLDETNTLGQVVSALWKFNLPISFLTNGQDILETLIVPDKKKIMDILFQGERIYD